The stretch of DNA CAATGGTTTTGTTTCAGCAGATTCCGTTTTAACAGCAAGTGACTATACCGTAACACCTCAAAATGGTGGTGTAAGATTAAACTTTACAGCAACAGGTTTAACTAAATTGCCAACATCAGGACTATCATTTTGGCGTGTAACTATTGTCAATCCTAATAATTTAACACCGAATGTAGATCCAGATGGTAAAGTGGTTACTTTTTCAAGAAACATTATGCCTTCCCCTCCTCCTAATAGCGGAAATGGTTCTTCTAGCGGTAACTCATCTAATAAAGATGACAAGGATGATAGAAAGCCTATTAAAGCTCCAGTAGTCGAAATTACAACTCCTCAAGTAGAAGAAGAATTTTCTCAACAAATTAGTGACCAAAATGGTACTAATTCTCCAGTATTTACAGATACTGAAAATCACTGGGCAAAATCAGATATAGATTTTGTAATACAAAGAGGTCTTTTTAGCGGAACAGGAGATGGAAAATTCTCTCCAAATATGCCGATGACCAGAGGAATGTTTGTAACCGTTCTAGGAAAGCTAGCAAAAGTAGACTTAACTAGATTTACATCTAGCTCATTTAAAGATGTAAATTCAGATGCTTACTACCTGCCATATATCCAGTGGGCAAATACCTCTGGAATAGTAAATGGAATATCTTCAGAAGAGTTTGCGCCGGATATGGAGATTTCTAGAGAGCAAATGGCAGTTATGCTTCTAAACTATATTAAGGCAATGAATATAGACCTAGCTAAGCTAAATGAAGAAAATCAATTTTCTGATACAGATGAAATGAGCATATGGGCAAAAGAAGCTGTAAAGGCTATCCAAATGTCAGGCATACTATCAGGAAAACCAGACAATAAATTCGACCCGAAAGGAATAGCAACAAGAGCAGAAGTGAGCTCTATGCTTAGAAGATTTATAGAGCTAATCGAAGGAAGAAACTAAATGTTAAAAAGACTCTATAAAGTAGAGTCTTTTTAACATTTAATAGTTTTTTTCGCTTATTGTTATATATAAACAGCTTTTCATAGTCTGCAAAAACACCGTCAATAATAAGCCTATATTTATATAGTAATATGAGCGAATCTGCTCCGTAGAATAAATCAAGCTAAATCCAATGTAAATAATAGATACTGCCATTTGAAGAGCAAATATTTTCATCCAAATTGCATCTTTATTTTCCGATTTTAATTTTACAAATAGCTTAATACCAACTATCAGAGCAATTATTGCTACAACAGCAATGGCTCCTAGTTCATAGGTCGCAATAGGATAGTTTGCTTCCCATTTCTGATTGGTATAAACTACATGTCTCATCATGCCCATTTTTCTAGTTGAAAAATATTGTACCAAAAAAACAATTGCTAGTATTATTAGCTGTAAAAAGCTGAGAATATGGTTAACGATTTTATTCAATTAAATTCGTCCTTTCAACTAGATATTTTTTATTTTGGTTCAGAAAATAGCTGTACCCATATAAATCTTCCTGGCTGGTACTCCACTATTCCAATACCTATATCCTCATAGTTATCCCTAAGTATGTTGGCCCTATGACCACTAGAATTCATCCAGTCGTCTACTACCTCAGAAGGACTACTCTGTCCTTTGGCTATGTTTTCTCCCATAGAAACTGCAGTATACCCTAAATCTTTAGCTACTGATGAAAAATCTCCATATGTTGGTGAGGTATGGGCAAAATAATTGTCCTCAAACATATCCTTAGCTCTAAACTGAGCTATTTCTTCTAATTTAGTGCTGCTACTTAACTCTTCTAAGCCTAGGCTAGCTCTTTTTTTATTAACAAGCGATATAACCTGATCCTTGTATGAATCTAGTGTGGCATTTACAACTGTACCAGATTGAAATTCTCCATACTCACTAGAAAAATTTAGCTGGGACATACCTGTTTCCTCTACAAATGATTTTTTAGAATTAATAACTACTAGTTTATTGGCTGAATCCCATACGAGCGAAATATCCATGAGAATACACAGCTCTCTTAGCTTGAAATAAGTTCTCCCATCAATGACATAGGCAGTTAGCTTAACTCTATTATTATCTTTGTATAAAGCAAAGCTACTTAATTCTCCTTTAGCTCCAACTAATGTATTTTCAGCTAGTGGTTTAGCTCCTGAATATGATGCTGAGGATTTTATATTTACAGCTTTTTTCTCAGCGTCCCATACCACATCAAACTGCTTTGGACTTTTATTTAAAAGCCATGCCATATCTATTAATTTGACATAGTTATGTCCGCTTATATTATAGGTTTTTAAAGCTATGGATTTACCATCAATATTTAGCTTTGACTCAGTGACTAAAGCTGTAACTGGAGTAGCCCCATAAACATTTCCTGCTATAGGCGCTAAAGCAATCATCAAAATCATAATAACTATAAATAAATTAATTTTTTTCATGTTTTTCTCCTAACTTAATAAACACCCTGTAAAATCGTGATAAACTTAACTCCTATCATATCAGTTTCATCAAAATTTGTTAAGAGATGTCCTTATATTGAAAATATATTGTTGACATTTCGTAACAATTCAATTATTATAACTTTTAATTATTACGCTTTAAATTGGTCCTGTGAGGCCAGAAAGAGGTATGTATGCAAAAACAAGGGATAATTATGCCTACGCATATCTTGAGGGAAGTATGGCTCACATCTAAAAAAGTGAGATACTTCCTTTTTTGATACACAGCTTCGAAGTAGTAATACACAAAGAACAAGGAGGTAAATATGAAAGCAAAGTTAATTTTAGAAAATGGACAGGTATTTGAAGGCAGAGCATTCGGTCATATTGCCACCTGTGTGGGCGAAGTTGTGTTCAACACAGGTATGACAGGCTACCAAGAAATACTTACGGATCCATCTTATTATGGGCAGATGGTTACTATGACTTATCCTCTGATTGGCAACTACGGCATAAATCTCGAAGACAACGAGTCACAAACAGCCAAGGTAAGAGGATTTATCGTAAGAGAAAGATGTGATGACTCAAGCAATTTCAGAGCTGAAATCGAGCTTGATAAATATTTGAAGCAACAAAATATCATCGGTATCGATGGCATAGACACTCGCTCTCTTACAAAAATTCTTAGAAATAGCGGCACTATGAAAGGTATTATAACTGCTGAAGAGTTATCAGCTGAAGATATTCAGAACTACTTTGAAAGCTTTGACAATACCTACGCTGTATACGAGGTATCTGTAAAGGAAAAAGAGATTCTTCCTCCTCTTATTTCTGATATGGACCCTAAGGATATTGTTTCAATTTCAGTAATGGATTTTGGTGTAAAAAGAAATATTCTTACCAATCTTCGAAAAAGAGGCTGTCAAATAACACTCTATCCTGCTGATACTAAGGCAGAAACTCTTCTTTCTGATAACAGTGATTTAGTTTTTCTTACAAATGGGCCTGGTGACCCTGAGGATTTAACTGAAATAGTTAATGAAGTCAAAAAAATCATAGGCAAAAAACCAGTAGCTGGTATCTGTCTAGGTCATCAGCTTATCGCTCTTGCGATGGGCGGAAGTACTGAAAAGCTAAAATTCGGCCATAGAGGCTGCAACCATCCTGTGAAGGATATCAGAAAAAATAAGGTGTATATTACATCCCAAAATCATGGATATCACGTTTCTAAACTTCCTGAGGATTTTGAGATAACACATATCAGCCTTAATGATGAATCTGTAGAAGGCATGAAACACAAAACTCTACCTGTTTTTTCCGTGCAGTTTCACCCAGAAGCTTCACCTGGTCCAGTAGAGAGCAGTTATCTCTTTGATGAATTCATTGAGCTTGCAAAAATAAAATTGTAAAAGTAGGAGGAAGACTATGCCCATAAATAAATCCATTAAAAAAGTACTTGTTATCGGCTCTGGCCCTATTGTAATCGGTCAAGCAGCAGAATTTGATTATTCTGGAACTCAAGCCTGCCAAGCTTTAAAGGAAGAGGGAATAGAGGTAGTATTAATCAATTCAAACCCTGCAACCATAATGACAGATGCTGAAGCTGCAGATAAAATATATATTGAGCCTATCACCTTAGATTATGTGAAGAAAATAATCGAATTAGAAAAACCTGACAGTCTGCTTCCCGGAATGGGCGGACAAACAGCTCTGAATATGGCACTTGAGCTTCATGATCAAGGTATACTAGATAGCTACAACATAAAAATTATTGGAACTAGCATAGATGGTATAAAGCAAGGCGAAGACAGATATCTTTTTAAAGAGCTCATGAATCGCATAGGCGAGCCTATGATTCAGTCAGAAATATTTACAGAGCTAGAAGCTGGTATCACCTATGCTAGTCAAATAGGCTACCCTGTGATAGTAAGACCTGCATATACGCTTGGCGGAACTGGGGGAGGAATAGCTGAAACTGAAGACCAGCTAAGATTAATTATGAAATCAGGACTTTCTTACAGCCCTGTAGGTCAGGTTCTTATAGAAAAAAGTATAAAGGGCTGGAAAGAAATAGAGTACGAGGTAATGAGAGATGCTAACGGAAATAAAATTTCTGTATGTAATATGGAAAACTTTGATCCTGTAGGTATTCACACTGGGGATAGCATAGTAGTCGCTCCTAGTCAAACTCTCTCAGACAAAGATTACCAAATGCTTAGAACCTCATCACTTAAAATAATAGAAGCTATAGGCATAGAGGGTGGCTGTAATGTCCAGTTTGCCCTTAACCCAGACAGCTTTGAATATGCTGTAATAGAAATAAATCCTAGAGTGAGCCGTTCATCAGCGCTTGCTTCTAAAGCCACTGGCTATCCTATTGCAAAGGTAGCTGCGAAAATAGCACTTGGATACAGTCTGGATGAAATTAAAAATGCTGTGACTGGAGTAACCTATGCTTGCTTTGAGCCTAGTCTAGATTATGTAGTTGTGAAAATACCAAAATGGCCTTTTGAAAAATTTGCTAAAGGTGAGCGCAGTCTAGGCACCAAGATGATGGCAACTGGAGAAATTATGGCTATAGGCAGTAATTTTGAGGCAGCCTTTTTAAAGGGCATCCGCTCACTAGAGCTAGGTCAATATCATCTAAAGCACAAAAGCTATATGAACCATTCTATCGATGCTCTAAAAGAGCTTGTGATTCATCCAGATGATGAGCGTATTTTTGCACTAGCTGAGCTTATAAGAAGAGAATATAAACTGGATATGATTTCACAGATTACAGGCATTGACCCGTGGTTTTTAAAAAAGCTCCAAAACCTTATAGCTCTAGAAACTCAGCTTGAGAGCTTATCCTTAGAAGACATTGATGAAACTATGCTGAGAATGCTAAAGAAAAAAGGTTTTTCAGATATGGGCATAGCAAAGCTTACAGGCTCAACAGTTGCCTCTGTATATGATAAAAGAATTCAGCTAGGTGTAAAGCCTGTATTTCATATGG from Acetoanaerobium noterae encodes:
- a CDS encoding CAP domain-containing protein, which encodes MKKINLFIVIMILMIALAPIAGNVYGATPVTALVTESKLNIDGKSIALKTYNISGHNYVKLIDMAWLLNKSPKQFDVVWDAEKKAVNIKSSASYSGAKPLAENTLVGAKGELSSFALYKDNNRVKLTAYVIDGRTYFKLRELCILMDISLVWDSANKLVVINSKKSFVEETGMSQLNFSSEYGEFQSGTVVNATLDSYKDQVISLVNKKRASLGLEELSSSTKLEEIAQFRAKDMFEDNYFAHTSPTYGDFSSVAKDLGYTAVSMGENIAKGQSSPSEVVDDWMNSSGHRANILRDNYEDIGIGIVEYQPGRFIWVQLFSEPK
- the carA gene encoding glutamine-hydrolyzing carbamoyl-phosphate synthase small subunit, which codes for MKAKLILENGQVFEGRAFGHIATCVGEVVFNTGMTGYQEILTDPSYYGQMVTMTYPLIGNYGINLEDNESQTAKVRGFIVRERCDDSSNFRAEIELDKYLKQQNIIGIDGIDTRSLTKILRNSGTMKGIITAEELSAEDIQNYFESFDNTYAVYEVSVKEKEILPPLISDMDPKDIVSISVMDFGVKRNILTNLRKRGCQITLYPADTKAETLLSDNSDLVFLTNGPGDPEDLTEIVNEVKKIIGKKPVAGICLGHQLIALAMGGSTEKLKFGHRGCNHPVKDIRKNKVYITSQNHGYHVSKLPEDFEITHISLNDESVEGMKHKTLPVFSVQFHPEASPGPVESSYLFDEFIELAKIKL